The Theileria orientalis strain Shintoku DNA, chromosome 2, complete genome genome has a window encoding:
- a CDS encoding ATP-dependent RNA helicase, translating to MDPESKDSTDVELTTDRFDDLDIDEKTKKVLRSKGYVYLTKVQSKVLPLALSGKNLVIQSPTGSGKTLCFLLPAVKHLFDDGYSGNLPIDANLLGCICLAPTRELASQIALQMKDLAAPLKLNSGCCIGGVRDKYDKKTANRLHILTGTPGRILALLSSQSLPDTYNIKMLSKLTCVLDEADRLIDIGFRNDIISIVDFLPKDLHFMFFSATIKSSLKELCNLLLKDVSYELVCLGADVDAVSESKLRQEFLCIPPKFKLTALFCLLSKHQNKRIIVFLSTCKLVRFMYEAFKRMIPAIPMTELHGKQSQNKRLTQFTRFAAKQNHGCIFTTDLAARGIDFPSVDLVIQFDLPDSVSTYTHRVGRTGRLSVQGFRNYGRTVLLVSEAEREFIAQVKSNGITVHDLTKLSTPLIQRREDYVTRKFQAILAKEAWIKEMAQRSLVAHLRYVTTRGCVRLNSRDIINEINELSLSMGLPYSPNIQLVDADAPNPPPKKSKLSKLKEKLKFKRSLKLKDESSRMPASDNHVPRLVELDGETLGHGQSDDDNSVVDDNDNSLKSDVDDSGSDNTSDDDQDNQSHDNDQDDQSDNEGYNRSDDDHDRQSHDVDDGQDEDDILFLSKTDADTDIAMHANLSRDPDRDLKKKLSISRSKLRLNRRGVAKLRGVVTLKEAEQNHKFFSDDEFSEAEVEKTQYISKLQEDRRERDPLDKAEYCQIRRERKRSKKLR from the exons atggATCCAGAAAGCAAGGATTCCACCGATGTTGAATTGACAACTGATAGATTTGATGACTTAGATATAGATGAGAAAACCAAGAAGGTTTTAAGGTCCAAGGGATACGTGTATTTAACTAAAGTACAAAGCAAGGTACTTCCTCTCGCCCTGTCAGGAAAAAACTTGGTGATTCAGTCTCCAACCGGCTCTGGAAAAACTCTGTGTTTTTTATTGCCC GCTGTGAAGCATTTGTTTGACGATGGCTACAGTGGCAATTTGCCAATCGACGCCAACCTTTTGGGGTGTATTTGCCTGGCCCCTACGAGGGAGCTGGCGAGTCAAATAGCGCTGCAGATGAAGGACCTCGCGGCGCCACTTAAGCTGAATTCCGGATGCTGCATCGGAGGAGTGAGGGACAAGTACGATAAGAAAACGGCAAACAGACTGCACATACTGACGGGAACGCCCGGGAGAATTCTTGCGCTTTTGAGCAGTCAGTCGCTGCCGGACACTTACAACATTAAGATGCTGAGTAAGTTAACCTGCG TCCTGGATGAAGCCGACAGGCTAATCGACATAGGATTTAGAAACGACATAATCAGCATCGTCGACTTCCTGCCGAAGGACTTGCActtcatgttcttcagcgCGACCATTAAGTCGTCGCTCAAGGAGCTCTGCAACCTGCTGCTCAAGGACGTGAGCTATGAGCTGGTGTGTCTCGGGGCGGACGTCGACGCGGTGTCCGAGTCGAAGCTTAGGCAGGAGTTCTTGTGCATCCCCCCCAAGTTTAAGCTCACTGCGCTCTTCTGCCTGCTCTCCAAGCACCAGAACAAGCGCATCATCGTTTTCCTCTCCACGTGTAAGCTTGTGCGTTTCATGTACGAGGCCTTCAAGAGGATGATCCCGGCGATACCGATGACTGAGCTCCACGGGAAGCAGAGTCAGAACAAGCGGCTGACGCAGTTCACGCGCTTCGCGGCGAAGCAGAACCACGGCTGCATCTTCACGACTGACCTTGCGGCGCGCGGCATCGACTTCCCGTCGGTCGACCTGGTCATTCAGTTCGACCTCCCGGACTCAGTTTCAACCTACACGCACCGCGTGGGAAGGACGGGACGACTGTCGGTTCAGGGCTTTCGGAACTACGGCCGCACGGTGCTTCTGGTAAGCGAGGCGGAACGCGAGTTTATCGCACAGGTCAAGTCAAACGGGATCACCGTCCACGACCTGACGAAGCTGTCCACTCCCCTGATTCAGAGGAGGGAGGACTACGTCACGAGAAAGTTCCAAGCTATTCTGGCCAAGGAGGCCTGGATAAAGGAGATGGCCCAGAGGTCGCTGGTGGCGCACCTGCGCTACGTTACTACCCGAGGCTGCGTAAGGCTGAATAGCAGGGACATCATCAACGAGATTAACGAGTTGTCGCTGTCCATGGGCCTCCCTTACAGCCCTAACATCCAGCTGGTGGACGCCGACGCCCCTAATCCTCCCCCCAAAAAGAGCAAACTGAGCAAGCTCAAGGAGAAACTCAAGTTTAAAAGGTCATTAAAGCTTAAAGACGAGTCAAGCAGAATGCCCGCCTCCGATAACCACGTACCCCGACTGGTGGAACTGGACGGAGAAACCCTGGGCCATGGCCAATCGGATGACGACAACAGTGTTGTTGATGACAATGATAATTCCCTCAAATCGGATGTTGATGACTCTGGTAGCGATAACACGTCTGATGACGACCAAGATAACCAATCTCATGACAATGACCAAGATGACCAATCCGACAATGAGGGCTATAACAGGTCTGACGATGACCATGATCGCCAATCTCATGACGTTGACGACGGCCAAGACGAAGACGACATTCTGTTTCTTAGTAAGACTGACGCCGACACCGACATTGCGATGCACGCAAACCTATCTAGGGACCCGGACAGGGACCTCAAGAAGAAGCTCTCCATTTCCAGGAGTAAGCTGCGGCTAAACCGACGTGGAGTTGCGAAGCTGCGCGGCGTCGTGACTCTGAAGGAGGCTGAGCAGAACCACAAGTTCTTCTCAGACGACGAATTCTCCGAGGCCGAAGTTGAGAAGACCCAGTACATATCGAAGCTCCAGGAGGACCGGAGGGAGCGCGACCCTCTGGACAAGGCCGAGTACTGCCAAATAAGGAGGGAGCGCAAAAGGTCCAAAAAGCTCCGCTAA